The genomic DNA CACCATGCGGTGGCCGCCGTTCCGGTCGCGGTGCGCGGCCCACATGGTCGCGCACCCGACGGTGAGCGCGGCGACATCGTCCGTGCTGACATCGGTGCGGACCCCACCGGCCCGCTGGGCCGCGCGCAGCAGTTCGTCGAGTGCCTGGCGAAACCGTCGCGCCGACGCGGCCAGGCCGGGACGCGGCCAACTCGACTCCGTGGTCAAGGCGTCGCAGGCGTGCTTGCGCCCGTGGGACGTGTCGACGACCTCCAGGAGGAAGCCGAAGAAAGCGGCCACAGGGTCGGTGCGGGCCGCCCATCGCCGAGCGGCTTCCACCTGGTTGTCGATCTGCTGGACGAGTACGGCCTCCAGCAGGATGTCCTTGCTGGGGAAGTGCCGGTGGACGGTGCCGGCGCCGACTCCCGCCTGCCGTGCGATCACGCCGATCGAGACGTCCAGGCCCTGCTCGTCGAACGCCCGCGAGGCGGCGGCGAGCACCTTCGTACGGTTGCGGCGGGCATCGGCCCGACCGACGTCACGGGGAGGTGCGGTCATGTCACGTAATCCCTTGTCCGCCGGACTCAAGCGGGTGCAGCATTCCACATCGACCCCGGGCCGAACCCCAGCGTGCCCACCGACAATCCCGGGGCGGAGGACGACATGACCACTGACCGCTTGGTCGTCGTGACCGGTGCGACCGGCCGACAGGGCGGCGCCACCGCACGCCGGCTCCTCGCGGCCGGCAGACCGGTGCGCGTACTCGTACGGGACCCGACCGCTCCCGCCGCCAAGGCACTCGAAAACGCGGGGGCCGAGCTCGCCCGCGGCGACTTCGACGACCCGCCGAGTCTGCCCGCGGCGCTGGAGGGAGCGGCGGCGCTGTTCGCCGTGCCGCCCGTGGCATTCGGACCGGACGGGGCCGACGTGGAACGGGAGTTGGCCCGGGGCCGGGCACTGACCGATGCCGCGGCCGCCGTGGGCGTCGAGCACGTCGTGTTCACGGGCGTTGCGTCCACGCCGGGTCGTCCCGGTGGCTCCGAGGGAAAGAAACGCATCGAGGAGTACCTGCGGGAGCGGATCCGGTCGGTGACCGTGCTGCGCCCGGTGCGGTTCATGTCGAACTATCTCGGTTCCACGTCCATCGGCCTCGACGGCATCTTCGGCGGCGTGCACCGGCACATCTTTCCGCCCGACGAACCCGTCCAGATCATCGCGGTGGAGGACATCGCGGAGTTCGCCGCGCTGGCCTTCGAGCAGCCGGACCGGTTCGCGGGACGGAGCCTGGAACTGGCCGGGGACGCCCCCACCCCGGCCGAGGCGGTCGCCGCGATCAGCGAGGTCACCGGAGCCGCGGTGCGCTACGAGCAGATCACCCGCGCCGAGGCCGCCGCGCTCAATCCCGAGATCGCCCAGGTCCGCGATAGCTGGGCAGCCGGATCACGCTGGCACGCCGATATCGAGGCGCTGCGCATCATCCACCCCGGACTCCGCACGCTCGCGGACTGGCTCGCCGAGTCCGGCGCCGCCCTGCTGCGGAAGCGACTCCACGAAACCGCGTAGCGCCCCGGCAGGTGTCGCTACGGGCAGGACTCCCCGAACTTCACCACGGAGAACTCCACCGGCTGTCCGCTCAGCTTCGTCCCGGCCGACGGCTTCTGCGAGCACACCTGCCAGTTCGACTCCACCAGTACGTAACGTCCGTCCCCGGAAGCGTCGTTGACCGTGATCGACGTACTGGAGTCGAGTGCGTCGCGGGCGGTGTTCACCGACTTCCCCTTGAAGTCCGGCATTTTCCCGCCGGCTTGAGCGGGTGCTGACTGGTCCTTCGCCGGGCAGGTCTCGTCGAGTTTCACCGCGCCGAAGTCGAGTCGGGTGTCCGTGGACGCGGTGGAGCCGGCCTTCACGTTCTGGGAGCAGACCTTCCAGTCCCGGTCGAGGATCTGGTGCCGTTCGCGGCCGAGCGAGTCGTGGGACGTGAGGCTGTAGAAACCCTGTTTCTGGGCGGCGTCCTGGGCGGATTGGAGGCCCATACCCACGAATTCGGGGACGGTTTTGGCCTTGCCGCCGGTCGTGGTCGTCGTACTTCCACCGCCGCCGGTGGTGTCGGTACGGCAGGCGGCCGCGCTGCCGCCGATGACGAGGACACCCGCGGTGACCGCGCCGAGGAGTCTCCAGTCGCGCTTCCTCTTCGGCGGCGTAAATGAGGAGTTGGACACGGTACGCCCCCGATGTGTGGATGAAGGGACACTGTGTCAGATGTACCCGGTCGACCGCACGTTGGGTGACGAACCGTGACAGTTTTCGAGGTGGGGGCGAACTCGCCACGGACCACTGCTACTTGAGGTGCTGCCCCAGGAAGTCGACGATGTGCCCCATCGTCTCCTGCGTGGACCAGGGCAGGACGGCCGAGGTGTCGCTGGTGAAGGACAGGTCGCCGTGGCCCGCGCCGGTGAGGACGTAGCGGGTGCTCTCGATCCCCTTGGCGCGCAGTGCCGTGTGCAGGTTCAGGGTCTCGCTGGGGGAGACCAGGTTGTCGGCGCTGCCGTGGAACAGGACGAAGGGCGCCGTCTTGGAGCTGATGTGTGTCGCGGGGTCGGCCGCTGCGACCTCGCTGGTGCGGTCCGCGACCGACTTCTTGGTGCCGGGGCCGTAGACCCACTGGGCGGCGCTGTTGCCCGCCGCGTAGTTGGCCTTCTGCGCCGCCGTGTCGTAGTCGGCCGCGAGCTGGGACAGGTCGGCCGGGCCGAACTCGTCGACCACGCCCTGTACTTCACTGCTCTGGTCCAGATTGCCGCCGACGTCGAAGGACTTCTCCCCGTTGGTCGCGCCGGTCATCGCGGCCAGATAGCCGCCGGCGGACTGTCCCCACACGGCGACGTGGTCGGTGTCGATGGAGTACTTGTCGGCGTTGGCGCGGAGATACCGGATCGCGGACTTCACATCGGCGACGGCGTCCTTGTACGTGGCACCGTCCTTGGTGGTGCGGTACTGGAGGCTGGCCACGACATAGCCCTGGTCGGCGACATAGGTGCGCTGACTCAGGTTGGCGGTGCGGTCGGCCATGACGAACCCGCCGCCGGTCAGGTAGACGACCAGCGGCTTCTTGCCCGCCGTGGACGTGGGCACCTGGATGTCCAGCTTCAGGTCGCTCTTCTTGCCGTTGGTGGTCGGCGAGGAGTACGTGATGTCGTGCGTGGTGGTGATCCCCGAGGTGGCGCACTGGATCTGCGCGCCCTCGGGGTCGATCACGGTGCTGGTGCTGGTGTCCGACTTCTTGATGGTCTTGGCCACGGGGAGGCCTCCCGCGTTGCCCGACGGCAGCGCGGTGGGCGTCCCGGTCGCGGCGGCGGACGAGCCCGAGGGGCAGGCGGCCGTCTTGGCGCGGGCGCTGGTGGTGGACGCTCCGCCGGACGGGCTGCTGCCGCCGGAGGAACAGGCGGCCAAGGTCAGCCCCGCCGCGACGGCGACCATGACGGCAGCGCTTCCCCTCCGCCGAACTGTCCGTGCCTTCTCTTCGCGCATGACTGCGTCTCCCGCCGACATCTGATGGTAAACGGAGATCGGATCTCCGCTTCGTTCTGCCACCGTAACACCAAACGGAGATTCCATCTCCGTTTAAGGGGCTGGGGTCAACGACAGCGGCCGGACCTGATCAAGGGACGCGCAGCTCGCGGCAGTACGATGAGCCGGACGGTTCGACATCATCCGGAAGGCGGGACGACTGACATGGCGGAGCCCGCTGAACCCCGCAGGCCGCCACTGCGGCGCGATGCCGAGCTGAACCGCCGCCGTCTCATGGTCGCCGCCCGCGAGGTGTTCCGCGACCGGGGCCTCACCGCGACCCTCGACGACGTCGCCCGCCACGCGGGGCTCGGCGTGGGGACGGCCTACCGCCACTTCGCCAACAAGGAAGAGCTGGTCGACGCGGTCTTCGAGGACATGATCGACCAGGTCGAGGCAACCGCCCGGGAAGCCGCCGCCGATCCCGACCCCTGGCACGGGCTGGCGTCCAGCCTGGAGAAGGTGTGCGAACTCCAGGCGCACGACCGCGGGTTGCGCGAGGTCGTGCTCGGCACCGGCAAGGCCGCCCAGCGACACGCCCTCGTCGACCGGCGGATCAAGCCCCTGATCGACCCGCTGATCGACCGCGCCAAGGCACAGGGGACGCTGCGAGCCGACGTCGAGCCCCTGGACCTGCCGATGGTCCAGCTCATGGTCGCGGCGATCACCGACCAGACCGGAGTGCCCGACCTGTGGCGGCGCTACCTGCGACTTCTGCTGGACGGCATGCGCGCACAGCCGGACGGGGCGGAACTCCTGCCCCCGAGCACCGAGTTCCGCGGTTTTGGACCGGGCATGTTCCCCGCGGCGGAGCGCCCGCTTCATCCGTGAACCCGGTCGGTGTCCCGCACCGGACCCGCTGCCGAAGACGCTAGACGGAGAGCGCGAACCCGCCCGTCACCCGCAACGTCTCACCCGTGACGAACGACGCCTTCGACGAGACCAGATACAGCAGCGCCTCGACGATGTCCCGTTCCTCGCCCTCCCGTTGAAGGATCTGCTCGCCCAACACCCGCTTCGCCTCGGCCTCGGACAGTTCCGCGCGGACGGTGTCCGTGAAGATCAGCCCCGGGGCGATCGCGTTGACGCGGATGCCGTCCGCGGCGAACTCGCGCGCGAAGGACACGGTCAGTCCCCGCACGGCGAGTTTGGAGACGCCGTAGATGCTGCGGTTCGCATAGGCCGCCGACGAGGAGATGTTGACGATGGAGGCACCGGCGCGCCCCCGCATGGCCGGCAGTGCCGCGAGGGAGCAGATGACGACGCCCATGACGTTCACGTCGAGGACGCGCCGCACGTTCGCGAGGCCGAGTTCGGTGAACGGACGGTTGTAAGCGGCGTGCAGGCCCGCGTTGTTGACCAGGATGTCGAGGCCACCGTGCCGTTCGGCCACCTCGCCGACGACCGCCTCGACCGCGGCCTCGTCGGCGACGTCACAGGCCACTCCCGTCACGCTGCCGCCTGCGGCGGCGAGTTCGGCGGCAGCGGCCTCCGCCGCCGCGCCGTCGATGTCCGCGAGCACGACATGCGCGCCCCGCGCCGACAACGCGGCGCCGAACGCCTTGCCGAACCCGCGCCCGCCCCCGGTGACGAACGCGACCTTGCCGTGGTGCTCGTCATGTTCCGGCATTACGACTGCTCCCGTCGTCGTCCTGACTCCAACCAGCCCACGGCATACGTCACTTGGGACCGAACCGCTGTCCCGCGTCGAGCCGCAGACACTGGCCGTTCAGCATCGGGTTGTCGACGATGGCGAGCGCGAGCTTGGCGTACTCCTCGGGGCGGCCAAGGCGTTTGGGGAACGCCGCGTCCTTGACCAGGACCGCCCGCGCCTCGTCCGGGATCTTCTCGACGGCTCCCGTGTCGAACAGGCTGGGCGCGATGGCCAGCACGCGGATGCCGAGCGAGCCGAGATCGCGCGCCATGGTGAGACACATCCCGGCGATGGCGGCCTTGGCCGCGCCGTAGGCGACCTGGCCGATCTGCCCCTCGAAGGCGGCGATCGACGACGTGTTGACGATGACACCGCGTTCGCCGTCGGGCTCCTCGGGCTCGTTGCGGCTCATGTGCGCGGCGGCGAGCCGGCTGACGTTGAAGGTCGCGACGGCGTTGAGGTCGAGGACGCGGCGGAAGGTGTCGAGGTCGTGCGGCCCACTCCGGCCGAGCGTCCGTTTCGCCGTACCGCCACCGGCGGTTGTGATCGAGACGTGCAGCCCGCCGAGCGACTCGACAGCCGCGGCCAGCGCACTCTCCGTCGCCTCGAAGTCCGTGACGTCCACCGGCTCGAACCGCCCGCCCAGCGCCGCGGCGACCTCCGCACCGGCCGACGCCGGACGATCGAGTACGACGACGTCGGCACCGCGCGCCGCGAGCAACTCGGCACTGGCCCGGCCCATTCCGGAGGCACCGCCGAACACCACGGCTTTCTTGCCCTTGATCTCCATCGGTCGATTCCCTTTCGCTGGCGCTCAGGCGGACGCGGCCGACCGCTGAAGGAGGGTGCAGAGCCGGTCGCGGTGGACGGCCGTGTCCCCGTACAGCACCCGGTCGGCCCTGGCCCGGCGCAGGTGGAGGTGGAGGTCGTGCTCCCAGGTGAAGCCGATGCCGCCGTGCAACTGCAGTGCCCAGGCGCCGACTTCACCGGTACCGGCCGTGGCGTAGGAGGCGGCGGCGCAGGCCGCCCGGGCGGTGTCGTCGGCGCCCGCGTCGGAGGCCATCGCCGCGTAGTACGTGGCGGCGCGGGTGCCGTGCACGATCAGTGCCATGTCCGCGCAGGCGTGCTTGACGGCCTGGAAACCGCCGATCGGCCGCCCGAACTGCACCCGGCTCTTGGTGTGTTCGACGGTCAGCTCCAGCATCCGCTCCATCACGCCGAGCGCGTCGGCACACCGCAGGACGGACGCCTCGTCGAGCAGGGCCTGGACGTCGGCCGGCCCGCCGTCGAGCCGCGCGTCGAGCGGCACGCGTACGGCGGCCAGGCGGACCTCGTGGAACGCGCGGGTCGGATCCAGGACGCGCTGCCGCCGGACGGTGACCCCGGGAGCCGCGCGGTCGACGACGAAGGACGCGGGTTCGCCCTCGTGGAGGGCGGTGACCAGCAGCCAGCGGGCGCCGCCGGCGTCCTGCACCACGGTCTTGACCCCGTCCAGGACGATCCCGTCCCCGTCGGTGCGCGCGGTGGCGTGGATCCCGTCCAGCGTCCAGGGCGCGTGTGGTTCGGCGAAGACCCAGGTCGCCCAGCCGTCCCCGGCGGCGAGCGCGGGCAGCACCTCGTCACGCAGCCGCTCGGAACCGCCGTAGGCAATCGCCCGGCCGACCAGTGCCGTCGGGAGGAAAGGGCCCCGGCCGAGTGCGCGCCCGATCTCCTCGGCCACCAGGGCGAGTTCGACCAGTCCCTGGCCGGATCCGCCGTACTCCTCGGGCAGGGCAAGACCGGGCCAGCCGAGGTCGGACATCAGGCGCCACAGCTCGGGGTCGACGTCCTCGGAGCGGTCCATCGACGCTCGCACGAGGGTGATCGGGGCCCGGTCGGACAGCAGGGCGCGCGAGGCCTCGCGCAGCATGGCCTGCTCCTCGCTGAGCTCGAAGTTCACCAGCCACCCCCGGTCCGCAGCGGATCAATACGATGAAGAAGGTATCCTCTTTTCTGGCGATGGTCGAGATCCTTGACCTCTTCAAGGCGTTCTTCCGCCCACATTGCAGAGTTGAGTATCATCAATTGCATGACTGATGCCGTTCTGCTCGCCGCCTGCCGCACCGCGATCGGTACCGCTCGCAAGGGCACGCTCCGGGACACCAGCGCCTTCGACCTCGCCACCGTCGTCGTACGGGAGGCGGTGCGGCGCTCCGGGCTGCCGCTCGACCTGATCGACGACGTCGTGCTCGGCGAGACCCTGGCCGGAGGCGGGGACATCGCGCGCTACGCGGCACTCGAAGCGGGGCTGACCCATGTGCCGGGGCTCGCGCACAACCGGCACTGCGCCTCGGGGCTGGCCAGCGTGGCGACCGCGGCCGCGGGGGTGCTCGCGGGCATGGACCGCGCGGTCGTCGCCGGCGGGACGCAGTCCTCGTCGACCGCTCCCGTCGCCCGGTACCGGATTCCGGGCACCGACGACTGGCAGGACCCCTGGAGGTCGCCCTCGCACGTCCCGACCCGCGAGGCGCCCAACGACGACATGGCGACACTCGTCGGCTGGAACACGGCCCGGCTGACCGGCATCTCCCGTCAGGAGATGGACAGTTGGGCGCTGCGCTCGCATCAGCGGGCCGTGCGGGCGATCGACGAGGGACGGTTCGCCGACGAGATCGTCCCGGTGGACGTCGTGGACCGCGACGGGACGAAGTCCGTGTTCGACACCGACGAGCACCCGCGGCGCGACACCACCATCGAGAAGCTCGCGGCACTGAAGGTGCTGCGCCCCGAGATCGAGGGCTATTCCATCACCGCGGGCAACTCCAGCGGTGTGAACGACGGTTCGGCCGCGGTCGTCGTCGCCTCCTCCGAGATCGCCGACCGTCACGGGCTCACCCCGCTCGCCACCGTACGGTCGTGGGCGAGCGTCGGCGTCGATCCCGTGGAGACGGGACTTGCCCCGATCGCCGCCATCCGCAAGGCACTTGACCGGGCCGGACTGCGGATCGAGGACGTCGACCTGTTCGAGGTCAACGAGGCCTTCGCCGCGGTCGCCGTCGCCACCACCCGTGAACTGGGCCTCGACCCCGAGCGGGTGAATCCCTTCGGCAGCGGGTGCAGCCTCGGGCACCCGATCGCGACCACCGGCGCCCGCATGGTCGTCACCCTCGCGCACGAACTGTGCCGCCGTGGCGGGGGCACGGCGGTCGCGGCCATGTGCGCGGGCGGCGGGATGGGATCCGCGATGGTGCTCACCGTCTGACTCGCGGAGCACCGGTCAGCGGGCCGCCCAGCTCACCGTCTTCGTCTGGAGATACTCGTCGAGTCCGAACTCGCCCCATTCCCGGCCGAGTCCGCTCTGCTTGTAACCGCCGAACGCGGCCCGCGGGTTCACGCCCGCGCTCCCGCCGTTGATCGTGACACCACCGGTGCGGAGCCGGGTCGCCATCTCGTACGCGGCCACGGTGTCGGCGCTCCAGACGGCGCCCCCGAGACCGTACTGGCTGTCGTTGGCGACGCGTACCGCCTCCTCGTCGGTGCGGAACGGGATGACGACACCGACCGGTCCGAAGAACTCCGTCCGGGCGACGGTCATCGCGTTGTCCACGGCGGCGAAGAGCGTCGGCTCCATGAAGTAGCCCCTGTCGAGGCCGGCCGGGCGTTTGCCGCCGCAGACGATGCGCGCGCCCTCCTCCTCGCCGACCCGGATCAGCTTCTCGACCTTGGCGCGCTGGGCCTCGCTGATGAGCGGCCCCATCGTGGTGGCCGCGTCGGCGGGGTCGCCCACCCTGACCCCGGCGAGGGCCTCGCTCAGCCGGTCGACCAACTCGTCATGGACGGACTCGTGCACGAGCGTGCGGGTCAGCAGTGAACAGCCCTGTCCCGCATGGGTGGTGATGCCGGCCAGCGCGGAGCGGACGGCGCCGTCGATATCGCCGTCGGCGCGCACGATGTTCGCCGACTTGCCGCCGAGCTCCAGGACGACCTTCTTCATGGAGGCGGCGGCCTGGGTGTACACCATGCGGCCCACCGTGTCCGACCCGGTGAAGCTGACGAGGTCCACCATCGGGTGCGTGGTCAGCTCGCGGCCGGCCTCGACGTCGCCGGTCACGATGTTCAGCACCCCCGGCGGCAGCCCGGCCGCGTCGGCGAAGTCGCCAAGGAGCAGCGAGTCGAGGGGAGTCTGGGGCGCCGGCTTCAGGACGACGGTGCAGCCCGCGGCGAGTGCCGGGATCACCTTCATCATGCTGAGGAAGAACGGGAAGTTGTACGCCGAGATCAACGCGCACACCCCGAACGCCTCGCGGCGCAGCACCCCTTGGAAGATGCCGATGCCCGGCGAGATCGTCGGATCCATCGGACGCTCCCACGCGAAGCCGGGAATCACCCGCTCCGCCATGTCCCGCAGATGCGCCACCGGCACCCGGGTCTGCAGACTCTCCGCGAGCGCGCGCACCGAACCCGCCTCGGCCATGTTGACCGCGACGAGTTCGGGCAGTCGTCGCTCCAACTCCTCGGCCATGCGCAGCAGTACGGCGCCCCGCTCGGCGGGCCGCATCCGTGGCCACGGCCCCTCGTCGAAGGCCCGCCGCGCCGCCTCGACCGCCCGCCGTACATCCGCGAGCGACGAGTCCGGTACCTCGGCGACCGTCTCCTCCGTAGCCGGATTGCGTACGACGATCCGCGCGTCCGACGTGCCGTCGGTGTGCCGTCCGTCGATGTAGAGCCGGGAAGAGAACGAGTACGTCGTCGTCATGAGCCGTCTCCTCATCAGGTGTGTCCCATGTTGAGTGTACTGAATTAGCGAGGGCGGGCCAGGAGTGTGCCATGTTTATTGACTAGACCGGTCGGTACAGCTAACTTCGCAGATATCTGGGGGTCGGCCTTCTGGCTACGAACGACGGAGTTCGAAGAGAGGTACCGCCTGTGTTCAAGGAATTTGTCGTGTCCGGCGATTCGCACATCATCGAGCCGGTCGATCTGTTCAAGACCCGCCTGCCCAAGGAACTCCGCGAGCGCGCCCTCTGGGAAGAGGAGTTCACCCTCGACGAGCCGATCGTGCCGGGCGGCCACACGGAGTTCAAGAAGCTCCACACCATCGGGTTCGACGGCTGGACCATCTCCAAGTACCGCCAGACCGGCGGGGAGACCCCGGACGGCGATCCCGACCACATCATCCGGGACATGAACTTCGACGGCGTGGACGCCTCGGTCATGTTCCCCAACCTCTCGCTGTTCGTCCTGTTCACCGACGACCACGAGCTGTCGATGGCCCACGCGCGCGTGTGGAACGACTACCTCGTCGAGCGGTACCTCCCCTACAAGGACCGGCTGCGCCCCACAGCCGCGATCCCGATCACGGACGTCCCCGCGGCCGTGGCGGAGATCGAGCGGATCGCGAGGCTGGGACTCGGCGCGATCCTCCTCCCGGAGATCCCGCCGCTGCCGTACTACGCGCGGGAGTACGACCCGATCTGGGCCGCCGCCCAGGCGCACGGCCTGCCGGTCTTCATCCACGTGGCCACCGGTGGTGTGAAGGTCAAGGAGCAGATCTCCGGGACGGCACAGACCGTCCGGGG from Streptomyces sp. NBC_01478 includes the following:
- a CDS encoding amidohydrolase family protein, with product MSGDSHIIEPVDLFKTRLPKELRERALWEEEFTLDEPIVPGGHTEFKKLHTIGFDGWTISKYRQTGGETPDGDPDHIIRDMNFDGVDASVMFPNLSLFVLFTDDHELSMAHARVWNDYLVERYLPYKDRLRPTAAIPITDVPAAVAEIERIARLGLGAILLPEIPPLPYYAREYDPIWAAAQAHGLPVFIHVATGGVKVKEQISGTAQTVRGLMTSMNMGKGNLTDDMVAGRTMGFAAGAGVAGPQGIIASLVGGGVCERFPDLHFNLIEYTAGWLVSFMGYMDKAWKTGTGQDPDWWLGFWDDNRAPTEQPSMGRLFAINDKWPYPLKPTEYVRRQIHVQFADDPTAVKARHITGLSTVMWGNDYPHAEGTFRSSAECIAENFEGVNDEDRAAILGGTLADVVHFDKSRKLAPVTESA
- a CDS encoding acyl-CoA dehydrogenase family protein, with the protein product MNFELSEEQAMLREASRALLSDRAPITLVRASMDRSEDVDPELWRLMSDLGWPGLALPEEYGGSGQGLVELALVAEEIGRALGRGPFLPTALVGRAIAYGGSERLRDEVLPALAAGDGWATWVFAEPHAPWTLDGIHATARTDGDGIVLDGVKTVVQDAGGARWLLVTALHEGEPASFVVDRAAPGVTVRRQRVLDPTRAFHEVRLAAVRVPLDARLDGGPADVQALLDEASVLRCADALGVMERMLELTVEHTKSRVQFGRPIGGFQAVKHACADMALIVHGTRAATYYAAMASDAGADDTARAACAAASYATAGTGEVGAWALQLHGGIGFTWEHDLHLHLRRARADRVLYGDTAVHRDRLCTLLQRSAASA
- a CDS encoding SDR family NAD(P)-dependent oxidoreductase → MEIKGKKAVVFGGASGMGRASAELLAARGADVVVLDRPASAGAEVAAALGGRFEPVDVTDFEATESALAAAVESLGGLHVSITTAGGGTAKRTLGRSGPHDLDTFRRVLDLNAVATFNVSRLAAAHMSRNEPEEPDGERGVIVNTSSIAAFEGQIGQVAYGAAKAAIAGMCLTMARDLGSLGIRVLAIAPSLFDTGAVEKIPDEARAVLVKDAAFPKRLGRPEEYAKLALAIVDNPMLNGQCLRLDAGQRFGPK
- a CDS encoding PASTA domain-containing protein; amino-acid sequence: MSNSSFTPPKRKRDWRLLGAVTAGVLVIGGSAAACRTDTTGGGGSTTTTTGGKAKTVPEFVGMGLQSAQDAAQKQGFYSLTSHDSLGRERHQILDRDWKVCSQNVKAGSTASTDTRLDFGAVKLDETCPAKDQSAPAQAGGKMPDFKGKSVNTARDALDSSTSITVNDASGDGRYVLVESNWQVCSQKPSAGTKLSGQPVEFSVVKFGESCP
- a CDS encoding SDR family NAD(P)-dependent oxidoreductase, which translates into the protein MPEHDEHHGKVAFVTGGGRGFGKAFGAALSARGAHVVLADIDGAAAEAAAAELAAAGGSVTGVACDVADEAAVEAVVGEVAERHGGLDILVNNAGLHAAYNRPFTELGLANVRRVLDVNVMGVVICSLAALPAMRGRAGASIVNISSSAAYANRSIYGVSKLAVRGLTVSFAREFAADGIRVNAIAPGLIFTDTVRAELSEAEAKRVLGEQILQREGEERDIVEALLYLVSSKASFVTGETLRVTGGFALSV
- a CDS encoding TetR/AcrR family transcriptional regulator; this encodes MAEPAEPRRPPLRRDAELNRRRLMVAAREVFRDRGLTATLDDVARHAGLGVGTAYRHFANKEELVDAVFEDMIDQVEATAREAAADPDPWHGLASSLEKVCELQAHDRGLREVVLGTGKAAQRHALVDRRIKPLIDPLIDRAKAQGTLRADVEPLDLPMVQLMVAAITDQTGVPDLWRRYLRLLLDGMRAQPDGAELLPPSTEFRGFGPGMFPAAERPLHP
- a CDS encoding thiolase family protein, yielding MTDAVLLAACRTAIGTARKGTLRDTSAFDLATVVVREAVRRSGLPLDLIDDVVLGETLAGGGDIARYAALEAGLTHVPGLAHNRHCASGLASVATAAAGVLAGMDRAVVAGGTQSSSTAPVARYRIPGTDDWQDPWRSPSHVPTREAPNDDMATLVGWNTARLTGISRQEMDSWALRSHQRAVRAIDEGRFADEIVPVDVVDRDGTKSVFDTDEHPRRDTTIEKLAALKVLRPEIEGYSITAGNSSGVNDGSAAVVVASSEIADRHGLTPLATVRSWASVGVDPVETGLAPIAAIRKALDRAGLRIEDVDLFEVNEAFAAVAVATTRELGLDPERVNPFGSGCSLGHPIATTGARMVVTLAHELCRRGGGTAVAAMCAGGGMGSAMVLTV
- a CDS encoding aldehyde dehydrogenase family protein, with product MTTTYSFSSRLYIDGRHTDGTSDARIVVRNPATEETVAEVPDSSLADVRRAVEAARRAFDEGPWPRMRPAERGAVLLRMAEELERRLPELVAVNMAEAGSVRALAESLQTRVPVAHLRDMAERVIPGFAWERPMDPTISPGIGIFQGVLRREAFGVCALISAYNFPFFLSMMKVIPALAAGCTVVLKPAPQTPLDSLLLGDFADAAGLPPGVLNIVTGDVEAGRELTTHPMVDLVSFTGSDTVGRMVYTQAAASMKKVVLELGGKSANIVRADGDIDGAVRSALAGITTHAGQGCSLLTRTLVHESVHDELVDRLSEALAGVRVGDPADAATTMGPLISEAQRAKVEKLIRVGEEEGARIVCGGKRPAGLDRGYFMEPTLFAAVDNAMTVARTEFFGPVGVVIPFRTDEEAVRVANDSQYGLGGAVWSADTVAAYEMATRLRTGGVTINGGSAGVNPRAAFGGYKQSGLGREWGEFGLDEYLQTKTVSWAAR
- a CDS encoding NmrA/HSCARG family protein — its product is MTTDRLVVVTGATGRQGGATARRLLAAGRPVRVLVRDPTAPAAKALENAGAELARGDFDDPPSLPAALEGAAALFAVPPVAFGPDGADVERELARGRALTDAAAAVGVEHVVFTGVASTPGRPGGSEGKKRIEEYLRERIRSVTVLRPVRFMSNYLGSTSIGLDGIFGGVHRHIFPPDEPVQIIAVEDIAEFAALAFEQPDRFAGRSLELAGDAPTPAEAVAAISEVTGAAVRYEQITRAEAAALNPEIAQVRDSWAAGSRWHADIEALRIIHPGLRTLADWLAESGAALLRKRLHETA
- a CDS encoding SbtR family transcriptional regulator, which produces MTAPPRDVGRADARRNRTKVLAAASRAFDEQGLDVSIGVIARQAGVGAGTVHRHFPSKDILLEAVLVQQIDNQVEAARRWAARTDPVAAFFGFLLEVVDTSHGRKHACDALTTESSWPRPGLAASARRFRQALDELLRAAQRAGGVRTDVSTDDVAALTVGCATMWAAHRDRNGGHRMVRLALESLRSSVSVTEGRVFRDGHGALGTAPRCEECGARLEARPTGRPARYCGAACRQRAHRRRAGTAAVQPEC
- a CDS encoding alpha/beta hydrolase, which translates into the protein MVAVAAGLTLAACSSGGSSPSGGASTTSARAKTAACPSGSSAAATGTPTALPSGNAGGLPVAKTIKKSDTSTSTVIDPEGAQIQCATSGITTTHDITYSSPTTNGKKSDLKLDIQVPTSTAGKKPLVVYLTGGGFVMADRTANLSQRTYVADQGYVVASLQYRTTKDGATYKDAVADVKSAIRYLRANADKYSIDTDHVAVWGQSAGGYLAAMTGATNGEKSFDVGGNLDQSSEVQGVVDEFGPADLSQLAADYDTAAQKANYAAGNSAAQWVYGPGTKKSVADRTSEVAAADPATHISSKTAPFVLFHGSADNLVSPSETLNLHTALRAKGIESTRYVLTGAGHGDLSFTSDTSAVLPWSTQETMGHIVDFLGQHLK